A window of bacterium contains these coding sequences:
- a CDS encoding histone deacetylase yields MQTGLIYHPDFLKHDTGHHPENKLRLAKTFDYLEKTGALKKLSLIKFDEASEDDIGLIHTAGHIREVKNAYSQGINFLDPDTPVSEQSYKTALLAAGGVLKACVEVSSENIKNAFCLIRPPGHHAAPARSMGFCLFNNAAIAARYLQKHLNHQKILIIDWDAHHGNGTQDAFYDDPSVLYFSTHRYPFYPGSGSSEEKGDGKGFGFNINVPLPSGSGDKEYISAFEKILIPAAEKFKPEFILISAGFDAHIEDPLGGMAVTDEGFKRLTEITINLSKKHCGNKIVSVLEGGYSLKALPKTIAAHLEVLMSA; encoded by the coding sequence ATGCAAACCGGATTAATTTATCATCCCGATTTTTTAAAACATGACACGGGGCACCACCCTGAAAATAAGCTGCGCCTGGCCAAAACTTTTGACTACCTGGAAAAAACCGGGGCACTAAAAAAATTATCTTTAATAAAATTTGATGAAGCAAGCGAAGATGATATCGGTTTAATACACACAGCCGGGCATATCAGGGAGGTAAAAAATGCCTATTCACAGGGAATAAATTTCCTCGACCCCGATACCCCTGTAAGTGAACAATCCTATAAAACCGCTCTCCTTGCCGCCGGCGGTGTTTTAAAAGCCTGCGTGGAGGTTTCATCGGAAAACATTAAAAATGCGTTTTGCCTTATCCGCCCGCCGGGACATCACGCCGCACCTGCGCGCAGCATGGGCTTTTGCCTGTTTAATAACGCGGCGATTGCCGCGCGTTATCTGCAAAAACACCTTAATCATCAAAAAATTCTTATTATAGACTGGGACGCGCATCACGGCAACGGCACACAGGACGCTTTTTATGATGACCCGTCGGTTTTATATTTTTCCACTCATCGTTATCCTTTCTACCCGGGGTCAGGCAGTTCTGAAGAAAAAGGGGACGGAAAAGGTTTTGGATTCAATATAAACGTGCCCCTGCCTTCCGGAAGCGGGGATAAAGAGTATATCTCAGCGTTTGAGAAAATCCTGATACCCGCGGCAGAAAAGTTTAAACCGGAATTTATTTTAATCTCTGCGGGATTCGATGCGCATATTGAAGACCCGTTAGGCGGGATGGCTGTCACTGACGAAGGCTTTAAGAGATTGACGGAAATAACAATTAATCTGTCAAAAAAACACTGCGGTAATAAAATTGTTTCAGTCCTTGAGGGCGGATACAGTTTAAAAGCGCTTCCAAAAACAATTGCGGCACATCTTGAAGTTTT